A genomic stretch from Salarias fasciatus chromosome 18, fSalaFa1.1, whole genome shotgun sequence includes:
- the LOC115405256 gene encoding dnaJ homolog subfamily C member 5, whose product MSEGKQRTLSTSGESLYQILGLEKGCSHEEIKKSYRKLALRYHPDKNPDNPEAAEKFKELNSAHAVLSDLTKRNIYDSYGSLGLYVAQQFGEDNVNTYFMLSTWWAKGLFLVCGVLTGCYCCCCLCCCCNCCCGKLKPMPTGEGAEPDYVSPDDLEEEIRNDTDDVEAPIIQQPTNASEKTQLITDGHRRYGDTYT is encoded by the exons ATGTCTGAGGGAAAACAGCGAACTTTGTCCACTTCTGGAGAGTCTCTGTACCAGATCCTGGGCCTGGAGAAAGGCTGTAGCCATGAGGAAATCAAGAAGTCCTACAg gaagcTGGCGCTGCGGTACCATCCTGACAAAAACCCCGACAACCCGGAGGCAGCGGAGAAGTTCAAGGAACTGAACAGCGCCCACGCCGTCCTGTCCGACCTCACCAAGAGGAACATCTACGACTCGTATGGATCGCTGGGACTCTACGTGGCCCAGCAGTTCGGAGAGGACAACGTCAACACTTACTTCATGCTGTCCACCTGGTGGGCCAAG GGTCTGTTCCTGGTCTGCGGGGTCCTGACCGggtgctactgctgctgctgcctctgctgctgctgcaactgCTGCTGCGGGAAGCTCAAGCCGATGCCCACCggcgagggggcggagccagactACGTGTCCCCAGACgacctggaggaggaaataCGTAATGACACTGATG atgTTGAAGCTCCGATCATCCAGCAGCCGACTAACGCCAGTGAGAAGACACAGCTGATCACCGATGGACACCGCAGATATGGAGACACCTACACATGA